One Aethina tumida isolate Nest 87 chromosome 5, icAetTumi1.1, whole genome shotgun sequence genomic window carries:
- the LOC109597175 gene encoding glycine dehydrogenase (decarboxylating), mitochondrial, whose translation MYKMSLRSQTALSGAKFIKNLRFFSAVPPANRPLFPNKDEFPSRHIGPRDSDIITMLDTLGFKSLDELTDKAVPKNISLNKPLDIEEPTGEYELINRIRKIAEKNKIWRSYIGMGYHNCCVPHTIMRNIFENPGWTTQYTPYQPEVAQGRLEGLLNYQTLVSEMTGLEVANASLLDEGTAAAEALSLCFRQNKRRKLLLSDKLHPQTISVVETRCQSLGLEVDVVNIFESDFSNRDIAGVLFQYPDTEGNVQDFSALAEDAHSHGTLVCCATDLLSLTLLLPPGEFGVDIAVGTSQRLGVPLGYGGPHAGFFACNQSLVRLMPGRMIGVTRDAAGRDGYRLALQTREQHIRRDKATSNICTAQALLANMSAMFAVYHGPQGLKDIATKVHNLTLVLHHGLKEDGNILTNEYFFDTLRIQPKIDLDELKSRADEKKINLRYYDDGAVGVSLDETVTFNDINDIFYIFGSSRKIENLVDDPAVRQKSISASEFRRTSQFLTHPVFNSHHSETRIVRYMKILENKDVSLVHSMIPLGSCTMKLNSTTEMMPCSFKHFTDIHPFAPLDQTLGYHQLFAELEKDLCAITGYDKISFQPNSGAQGEYAGLRAIQCYHEAKGDKHRDVCLIPVSAHGTNPASAQMAGMRVEPVRIKQNGTIDVDDLKEKAEKHRNRLSCLMITYPSTNGVFEDTVAEVCDIIHKNGGQVYLDGANMNAQVGLCRPGDYGSDVSHLNLHKTFCIPHGGGGPGMGPIGVKSHLAPFLPGHPVVNPLGANSPSYGVVSAAPFGSSAILPISWAYIKMMGPRGLRKATQVAILNANYMSKVLEPYYTTLFKSGSSGLCAHEFIIDIREFKKTANIEAADIAKRLMDYGFHAPTMSWPVAGTLMIEPTESEDKQELDRFCDALISIREEIREIEEGRMDIRVNALKMAPHTQEQVISSSWERPYTREQAAFPASFVRPETKVWPTVARIDDIYGDKHLVCTCPPILDEYNY comes from the exons atgtataaaatgtcaCTTCGTTCACAAACTGCTCTTTCGGgagcaaaatttattaaaaatttaagattctttagtgCTGTTCCGCCAGCTAACAGACCACTTTTTCCTAATAAAGATGAATTTCCAAGTCGACACATTGGCCCTAGGGATAGTGATATTATTACTATGTTGGATACATTAGGATTTAAG AGTTTGGACGAATTGACTGACAAAGCTGTGCCAAAAAATATTAGCTTAAATAAGCCTTTAGATATAGAGGAACCAACTG gTGAATATGAACTGATAAATAGGATACGGAAGATagcagaaaaaaataaaatatggaggTCTTACATAGGAATGGGCTACCACAATTGTTGTGTTCCTCATACAATCATGAGAAACATTTTCGAAAATCCCGGATGGACTACCCAATATACACCTTACCAACCTGAG GTTGCCCAAGGAAGACTGGAAggtcttttaaattatcaaacacTCGTTTCAGAGATGACAGGTTTAGAAGTAGCCAACGCATCTCTGTTGGACGAGGGAACTGCCGCCGCTGAGGCTTTATCCCTCTGTTTCAGACAAaacaaaagaagaaaattgcTTCTCTCAGACAAACTTCATCCTCAAACTATATCCGTTGTAGAGACCCGGTGTCAATCCTTGGGATTAGAAGTCGATGTTGTCAACATTTTCGAATCAGATTTCTCTAACAGAGACATAGCTGGCGTTCTCTTCCAGTATCCTGATACAGAAGGAAATGTTCAAGATTTTAGTGCCTTAGCTGAAGATGCTCACTCTCACG GAACGTTGGTGTGTTGTGCTACTGATCTGTTGAGTTTGACTCTACTTTTACCGCCAGGAGAATTCGGAGTAGACATCGCCGTTGGTACATCACAAAGGTTGGGTGTACCTTTGGGTTATGGTGGACCACACGCAGGATTCTTTGCTTGCAATCAATCTCTTGTTAGATTAATGCCAGGAAGGATGATTGGTGTGACAAGGGATGCAGCTGGAAGGGATGG atatCGTTTAGCATTGCAAACTCGTGAACAACATATTAGAAGAGACAAAGCTACAAGTAATATTTGTACAGCTCAAGCTTTACTGGCTAATATGTCAGCTATGTTTGCTGTATACCACGGACCACAAGGATTGAAAGATATTGCTACGAAAGTCCACAATTTAACACTAGTACTTCATCATGGTTTGAAAGAAGATGGCAACATTTTAACAAACGAATATTTCTTCGATACGTTGAGAATACAGCCAAAGATCGATTTAGATGAATTAAAGAGCAGAGCAgatgaaaagaaaataaacttgCGCTATTACGATGACGGTGCCGTAGGTGTTTCCTTGGATGAAACAGTTACGTTTAATGACATCAACGAtatcttttacatttttggtagctcaagaaaaattgaaaatttagtagaTGATCCAGCTGTTAGGCAAAAGTCCATATCAGCCAGTGAATTCAGAAGAACTTCCCAGTTCTTAACGCATCCAGTATTTAATTCTCATCATTCAGAAACTAGGATTGTTCGTTATATGAAAATCCTTGAAAACAAAGACGTATCTTTAGTCCACTCAATGATACCTCTTGGCTCATGCACAATGAAACTTAATTCAACAACAGAGATGATGCCTTGTTCATTTAAACACTTCACAGACATTCATCCATTTGCCCCATTAGATCAGACTCTTGGTTACCATCAACTGTTTGCCGAACTTGAAAAAGATTTGTGTGCCATTACTGGTTACGACAAAATTAGTTTCCAACCCAACAGTGGTGCCCAAGGTGAATATGCCGGATTAAGAGCCATCCAGTGTTATCATGAAGCCAAAGGCGATAAACACAGGGACGTATGTTTGATTCCTGTCAGTGCCCACGGTACAAACCCAGCTAGCGCTCAAATGGCGGGTATGAGAGTGGAACCTGTCAGAATTAAACAGAATGGTACAATTGACGTAGATGATTTGAAGGAAAAGGCTGAGAAGCATAGAAACCGATTATCTTGTCTGATGATCACTTACCCCTCAACCAACGGAGTTTTCGAAGACACCGTTGCGGAAGTGTGTGACATAATTCACAAAAATGGTGGCCAAGTATATCTTGATGGGGCTAACATGAATGCTCAAGTAGGACTTTGCAGACCCGGAGACTATGGAAGTGACGTGTCTCACTTGAACCTGCACAAAACATTCTGTATTCCACACGGAGGTGGTGGCCCAGGAATGGGCCCTATTGGTGTTAAATCTCATTTAGCACCTTTCCTTCCGGGTCATCCCGTTGTTAATCCATTAGGAGCAAATTCCCCGTCTTACGGAGTTGTGAGTGCTGCACCATTTGGATCCAGTGCTATTTTGCCGATTTCGTGGGCTTACATTAAAATGATGGGACCTAGAGGTTTAAGAAAAGCTACACAAGTGGCCATTTTGAACGCAAATTACATGTCTAAAGTCCTTGAACCATACTACACCACTCTCTTCAAGAGTGGTTCATCTGGTTTGTGCGCTCACGAATTTATAATAGATATAAGAGAGTTCAAGAAAACTGCAAATATTGAAGCTGCCGATATAGCTAAGCGTTTGATGGATTACGGTTTCCATGCACCGACAATGTCTTGGCCAGTTGCTGGAACTCTAATGATCGAACCTACTGAATCTGAGGACAAACAAGAACTAGACAGATTCTGTGACGCTCTGATATCCATTAGAGAGGAAATCAGAGAAATTGAAGAAGGAAGGATGGACATAAGAGTAAACGCATTGAAAATGGCACCACATACCCAAGAACAAGTTATCAGTAGTTCGTGGGAGCGACCATACACAAGAGAACAAGCGGCCTTCCCGGCATCCTTTGTAAGGCCAGAAACCAAAGTTTGGCCCACAGTTGCTAGAATAGATGATATTTATGGTGATAAACATCTTGTGTGCACGTGCCCACCGATTCTTGATGAATACaactattga